The genomic region attcatcccaaaggtgttcgatggggttgaggtcagggctctgtgcaggccagtcaagttattccacacggatctcaacaaaccatttctgtatggacctcactttatgcacaagggcattgtcatgctgaaacaggaaaaggcctttcccaaactgttgccacaaagttgaagcacagaataatctagaatgtcattgtatgctgtaacattaagatttcccttcactggaactaaatgGCCTAGCACAAACTATGAAAACCATcccaagaccattattccttctacACCAAACTTTAATGttggcgttctcctggcatcacctaaacccagattcgtctgtcggactgcaaAATGGTGAGGCGTGATTCATAACTCTAAAGAACGCATTTCCGCTGCTCCATAGGTCAATGGcaatgagctttacaccactccagccaatgcttggcattgtgcatggtgatcttaggcttgtgtgcggcttctCAGCACACTTCTCATCTCGGTAATTGCAACTgaagacagatgatttttacgctcTGCGTacttcagcactcagcagtcccattctgtgagattgtgtggtctaccacttcgcggctaagccgttattgctcctagacttttccacttcacaataacagcacttacagttgaacggggcagctccagcaggacatacatttgacaaactgacttgttggaaaggtggcatcctataatggtgccacgttgaaagtcactgagctctttagtaaggccattctactgccaatgtttcctatggagattgcatggctgtgtgctcgattttatcctcctgtcagcaacgggtgtggctgaaatagcagaatccactaatttgaaggtgtgtccacatactttagtatatatagtgtatattatgTCAGTCAGTGCAGATGGGTAATCTTTAGCCACTGATTGGTTAATCCTGAATTTTACCTGACAGTTAGGGTGGAATGGAAGTAGAGTAAGATTGGATGAGCTGGACATGGTTGTGAAGGACGGTGCTCAGAAGGATTTCTGGCTAGGAGAAATGGCGTCCCTTAAGAGGACCAGAATGAGATGTATAATAGGAGAAGTGCTATATTTTCATAAGGAGAAGCATGCTTGGAATACGGAGTACGGAGGAGGAATTGAGGTCGAAGAgagtaagggaggtagagggtgagCTTGAATCAGTTGAAGATGATGGAAAAAGGGAGATGTTTTGTCAACAAAGAAAATGGAAAGTACAACCAGAGTGAGGCGTACGccggattaaggtctggagacaaAATAGAGGTGAATGAGGGCGAATTATCAGAGGTGGCAGGTGTGGTGAAGTTCTTGGAGCCTGAGGCTTGTACCCATGGTCAGGATAAAGATAAGTCTGTTACGGTAGGAGTGACATTTTTAGAGAAAGTGGACCCCcgccttttggctgatccatatGTGGTTTCGGGGTGGGTGACAATGGAGTTGGGTGCTGTGAAATCGGTGACGGTAACCGGATGAAGTCTTGTACCTCGCCCCACACCGCACAAATGGAGACAAGAGCTGTGACTTGTTTTGTACTCAAGAAAAGAAtgccattgaaaggagtgattactgGGGTAGCTGTGAATGTGAAAGTGGATCAACTGCAGGGGAAAACTGCAGGTGTTTGTGATGTTGGTGCAACACAGACAGGGTGGCGTGAGTGGTGAAACAGAAGAGTCGCTATCTGTTTCATTTAACCCAAACGAGCTTTTGCGCCAAATCCATTAAATTGTTACAGGTTGTTGTTAAATTGTTacaagcttatgggcatgtggcagcagtgtgcaggacagaggttcctaggtgtgagaagcgtgcagaagggcatgagtcAAAGGAATGTGGAGTATTGGGGAAAGAACcggtatgtgttaattgtaggaGTGCCCATGGCGCTGGGATTCAGAAGTGTCCTGTGCGatagaggcaggttgaggttgctATGGTGGGAGAAGAGCAGAGGGTGCCATATGCTGaagcagtgaagaaagtagaggacgATGGATGaagggggagggatcctgagaggattcatgtgagtagtagatctgtatgcCAGTATCAACGAGTGATATATATGCTTCAGTAAGATTGTCTTTTTAACGTTCATAGACATGGTTATCAACTCTACTGCAGGGATGGAACGTAAGTCGCAGAAAATAGAGGTGGTGAAAGCTGTGGAGTATTTGGTTGTATGAGATCTGACATCAGAATAGTTACAGGGCTTGTTGAGTGGTGGTGTCCTGTCCTTCCAGGCCGTTGGCCTGAGGTGGGACCAGATAGTTTAAAATAGTGGATTAGGTTGGTCGGTTTTTAACAAGCGTAGGGTTAGATGGCAGGGtattttttattgatttatttcatTGTTTTCCCTTTCTTTTTTTCCCACGCAAAGTATAAGGGATTTATACCCCAGTCTAGTTGGTGGCGGTAAcgcaacatttattggatgccaaccgccatAGGTCAttttggctcccgagtggtgcagcggtctaaggcactgcatctcgtcactacagaccctggttcgattccgggctgtatcccaaccggctgtgattgggtgtcccatagggcggcgtacaattggcccagcgtcgtccggtttagggtttgggcagtgtaggccatcattgtaaataagaatttgttcttaactgacttgccttgttaaataaagtttttttttttttacgaatCATATAAATAAGACATTTAGGGTGGAGCTAGGTATGCCATACCTCTGTGTAGGGGTGTGACGAGTAGTCGGACAAAATGAGTATCAGAAAGGTGCAACATGCAGAAATCAATCTgctatttcctggttgctaaaattctaatcgttcgcctaatttcagtttttaTATGGCAAAAAAAGCAATGTACAGTGTAaataatcattgtaccatctaaaatatatttttcaataaccaaaaatattgtgtattcagctgtttgaagctggtgtataaAACCGAAAGTATAAGAATCAAAAACTAATCTTAATCGCAGGacgcatagaaatagtgcacatagaacagatctaccgcttcttagacttgcttttaaTGATACTGAGATCTATAActgacatttctatgtgaatttggtcaaaACTTATATCGCAGGTTTAACGGATATGGGCAATTGTCCTGATAGGATTATGATTATCCTGAGTATATTTTGTTATTATCCGTGATTCGGTctaatcatcaaatcaaatcaaatgttattggtcacatacacacggttagcagatgttaatgcgagtgtagcgaaatgcttgtgcttctagttccggctatgcagtaatatctaacaagtaatctaacaaattcacaacaactaccttatacacacaaatgtaaagggatgaatagaatatgtacatgtaaatataatGATGAGCGATggtgagcggcataggcaagctgcagtagatggtacagaatacagtatatacatatgagatgagtatttgTAAACATTATTtgagtggcattatttaaagtgactagtgataccttttaagtccatttatttaagtggccagagattttagtctgtatgttggcagcagcctctctgttagTGATGGCTAAGTCAAatgtctggattactgcaactcgctgttggctgggccctgcctgtgccattaaacctcATCCAGAAACTGGTGTTCTCCCAAGAGGATTTTTGCTAGGAAGcaatagagagaaatagtaatgGCGTATTTTTTTAGGCACTAACTCGTTGGATAAAGGCTATCGGGACATTAATGGCGTTTTTGGAGGGTTTTGGGATAAAgtaaggtctgtggtaaacacaggcttatGATATCTTATACGTTTGGTTCTATGAGATCATCTTCATCAGTTAAATTCACTTTTTGTAAATTTTGAAGCATTTATATAATAATTCATAAatgtcatgttaactgactggtattatctcatagaacaaaacagaTAAGATCTAAGCCTTTGTTTACCTCAGACCTTAGTTTTGGATTTTATCCGAAAACCATTTTCTTTCCTCTGTAATTCCATAGGGATGTCTGAACAAACTAGAGGTAACTAACTCATTTCTgggttttaggactacaagctggcgagctctatGTGCATAGATAGTATTTAACAAGCGGGGTGAAGGTAGGGAAAACACATTACATGCTGATGTGCATTCTGACTGAGTGACAGCAAACAGCCAAAGttggacacactcacacacattactttgcaggctatctctgcagtagactgcaactcctccccctttggcagttctatcttgacggaaaatgttatagttgggtatggaaatctcagaatttttggtggccttcctgagccaggattcagacacggcaaggacatcagggttagcagagtgtgctaaagcagtgagtaaaacaaacttagggaggaggcttctgatgttgacatgcatgaaaccaaggctttttcgatcacagaaatcaacaaatgagggtgcctggggacatgcagggcctgggtttacctcgacatcacccgcggaacagaggaggagtagtatgagggtgcggctaaaggccaTCAAAACTGGTCTCCTAGAGctttggggacaaagaataaaaagagcagatttctgggcatggtagaatatattcaggacataatgcgcagacaggggtatggtggggtgcgggtacagcggaggtaagcccaggcactgggtgatgatgagagaggttgtatctctggacatgctggttgtaatgggtgaggtcaccgcatgtgtgggaggtgggacaaagggggtatcaggggtatgaagagtggaactaggggctccattgtaaactaaaacaatgataactaacctgaacaacagtatacaaggcatattgacatttgggagagacatacagcgaggcatacagtaatcacaggtgttgaattgggagagctagctaaagcGGTAGATGAGACAGCAACAgttaatcagctagcacaacaacagcaggtaaaatgatgttgactaggcagggagggtcggattaactacacacagagcctgagtgcggctggggccgacagataaaacttgaataaacaagcagaatggagtaccgtgattaatggacagtccagcatgcatcagctatgtagccaagtgatcagtgtccagggggcagcggtggatgccCAATTTTTCATTTGAAGGTTTGAAATATCAATAAAACATtgttcccacttgttgttgatatgcctacaaaaaaaacaagctTTAGACACCTTGGGGCAGGTCGCAAAAGGGCAGAATACTTTCGATTCACAGGCActataaaacataaacaagcagggagtaccgtgattaatggacaatccagcatgcatcagctattGTGCAGGGAAGCTAGACttgcgagtattatccaggttaaaaaataaaataaaataaaaactggctggctgtgcagaaggtaaaagctgctagcagtggctaacaatgactaaatagcttgtagctagttagctgggtagcttctggaggttcttgaatgtgttctaaaaattaaaaataatagtgattccgtatcacatttggtgaggcaggttactgggaggtataatcgaattaaaaatcgaaaagagattgaaagtaaatatgggtccagtgagtggttgggctggctggggacgcggcgattcagacagttagcacgcctgtgctaacaagctaacggttagtaggccggggctaaacaagctagcagttagcagacgggctgaacaagctagcagttagcaggctgagttagcaagcaagcagatagcaagggctagaaagttagcctttgggggggcgtcgcgatggggttaagtctgtttatgcctcttcatgcggtgacatcgatagaccggtcatgggtcctgatattgtagcccaggagtatgcttcggtggtagcacaggagctctggccgggctagcttcaagctaagtggatggaaacgctagccaggagtaatcatccggggttgcggttggCTAGTttgctagttgtgaagatccatatgagaatgttccgtttgcggtgggaatccggggatagaataataaaaataataggtccgttatgctctggttagagtcgcgttgttcgaactggcgagagctttccgagctaaaggttagctgatgaccagttagctgatgaccgctagcaatggtttgctgactgatagctggtagttagctggctagcttcagttgaggggttccggatccgaagtaaatataactcctttagaaaaaaaagcagatccacgctacattgggtgaggcgagttgcaggagagtatttagatgtttaggtttagcaaaatgttttaaaagatatgcaaagaaaaaatatatatatatattttgaaaaaacgatatatacaatatatacaagggacacgccacgacaagacgtctgactgctacgccatcttggaagcATTTAACTATCAAGGATAACACAATAATTACTTATTTACATTGTGGTCCTTTTATTAACCTTCACAAAGAGCTCATTCCGGGACAGGTTGTGCCTCACGTTGTTTCTCCAGCCATGGCCCTGACCTCCGACACCCAGGCCCTGAAGTAGGGGAACTGGTCCTCCATGGTGCTGCAGATGTAGGCCAAGTTGAACTtccaagaggaggaggagaggatggcttAGGTGATCAGGGCGATGTAGGAGAGTGAGGGCTTTGCAGAGTGATTGCCATGTTTTGTGTCCTCACCGTCCCAGGTGTTGTTGTCTGAGAGCGGCTCGGACTGAATGTCACCCGGCAGGCTGGATGTTTCTGTGGGATGTCATCGCGAACAGTGCTGAGACCTGTCTTGAGTAACTCCCTCTTTACTGGAGCAATTTCTGCATCCCTGCCTGACGCTGACCCCAGCTCTTCTATCTATGTCTCCTTGGAAATTAGTCCTCCAGCCTCTCCACCTGCCTATACCTCTCTGACCATCCCTTCTACTGGCTCCACTTCTAACTTATTTTTCTCTATGTCCATGTCTGTGTGTCATGACTTTCAGTTGTCAGCTTTACAGCACAAATGCTAAGAGTGTCTGTTGAGAGCCTTCATACATGCTTTGGTGTTAGTGGAAAGACATTTCTGTTGTAGGCTACCTGTCTTTCCTGTGATGGTTGGCATGGTCTGTTTGACTCTTTTGTTTCTCCTCTTTTCTTAAAACCACATTCAGTCCCTGCGTGCCACATTCCTTCACAGATAAAAGGTCAACTCTCATGAAACATTCATCATTCATCAAATCGGAAACTGTAGATTGTGAGTTGTTACAAGACGCAGCCAGCTAACTCTCACTGAGATAAGATTGGAGCTATGTGGTCAATGTTTGCCATTTTGAGTTGCACAAGGGGGCTAACACTTGTCATTTTTGATTAAGCAAATTATGTAATGTTCCACGTAATACAGAGTTTGTCATTCTGAGAGAAAAAAAGGCTTCTAATATTTAAAACAATTTGGGACGGATCGGCAGTTAACCTGAAGTGTCTATGCAAGGAGTTTCACCTTTATAACAAAATGTGTTTTATCCAGTATTTATGACATGATTAACCCTTTGACCCTTATTAGGAGAAGTTGACTAACATAACATTACACATAGGAGACAACAAACTATCCTAGAAAATGTTTGTTTTGGTGACAGACTTAACAGTGCACACCCGAGGTCTGGTTCTGGGTGCTGAGATCAGTTTGAATCAAATAACGAAGTTAGTTAAGATCAGTCAAACATTTGAGATATAGGCTATTTATATCATTGTTGTGAAGCAGTGTCTCAAAGAACAGCCATTGATATTATTTTCTCAGTGTTCTCCTGAGCCCACACTGCATAGTTGAAGTCCCTTCTGACCTATTTATAGTGCTGGCCCTCGCTACAATGTCATCTGTAACTCGACTCCATCTGTTTAGTCACAACATGTTGAATGTCAGTtgccagagagaagcagagaactTGGCTCTGCGATTCCCCTTCACTCTGTTACTAGACAGCCCAATGGAGTCTGCTGCGGCTGAACCAAGACCCACTGGGGTCAGCAGCCTCTTGGGTGTCCCAGGGCTCATCACCTGGGACGGGAACGAGGCGATTGATGCGGAGGTGATCGGTGGCATCAGGCCCAGGTCCTCCCCTCTTCCACGGAGAAGGAGCTCCAGTGACTTAAAAGACTGTGAGCTCGAGCTGACGCCGTCAAGCTCCAGGAGGGTGTCCTTTGCGGACTCCCTCGGCCAAAACCTGGTGAACGTGAAAGAGTTTGACTCGTGGGACATAACCATCCCACTGAATTTCGACGCccttgagggagagaaagaggtagaggaaTACTACTTGTCCTCCTTATACACTCCTCCACCGTCTGAAGAAGCCATGGTCCTGAGGGTTCAGGAGCAGAAGCTAGAGCTGGAGAGCATTGAGTTACTCCGCGGGACTACGATACTGAGGGGCATGGTCCGTGTTCTCAATGTCTCATTTGATAAGATGGTGTACATCCGCACCTCTCTGGATGCCTGGGTCACGCACTTTGACCTGCTGGCAGAGTTCATACCAGGGTCCAGCAATGGAGACACTGACTGCTTCTCCTTCAAGCTCACCCTGGTGCCCCCCTTTGGGGAAAAGGGGGCCAGAGTGGACTTCTGTCTCCGGTATGAGACCCCTGTTGGGACTTTCTGGGCCAACAATAGTGACCGGAACTATGTGATGTTTTGTCACCAGAAAGTCAAAGAGCTGAAAGATAAAGCACAACAATACGAAAACGGGCGTAGGAAAAGCATCCTGAAAGCCAGCATGTGAGGATGATCAGATTAATCAAAACAGGCTTGTTTTGAGTGTGTGTCGAATGCTGGAATGATTGAATGCTACAGCAGTACGTTTCTGAAAATGTGTGGTCCAGTCTCGTGGTCCAGTCATGTGAAAGCTTTGATGCTTTCACATTGATAATGCCTCGCCTTAAAATACACCGTTTTACATATATCTAGATATATTTGCTTCCTAAAAATAAGCCAACTTGCAGTTTATTATGAAATTAGGATTTTACAGTAAATGTTGGGCAATTGTTGTTGGGTCTTTTTTCCTGAGCTTTCGTTTAATTTATTTACAGTCATGAATTTCCCTGTGACGAAAACTGGTCATCAATCAGTGATGAATCGTCAGGTAATCATTCATTGTACTAAATCATTAAAAAGTTAAATGACTCGGCCATACACTAAAATCAATTACATTAAATCATTAACTAATGTAAATTATGATTTTTCTCTCTAGATGTAAACAAAcgtggaggagagatgactagtgtGAACATCTCTGAGTCTCAGTCAGGAGCACTCGAAGATGATCATCAGAAATTACTGGTGAGTAACACATGCAGCATTTGGATTTCAGAACTTTTACAGATGAGTCATGTATCCATGGTTTTCTTACAACATACGCTTTTGTGATACATAGCTTGACATAACTTTTGTGTACGATTTTCAAATGAGTCTTACTTGTTATTGTGGCCTTCAATGATGATTAATGCAAGGTTTAATTGGGTTTTTATGTAATCTACAGTAAATGGCATGGTAAAATGCAATGTTTAggcttaaagctgcaatatgtaactttttgagCGACCCACTAAATTCACATAGAActgtgtgttatagatctgtcatgctcattgaaagcaagtataAGAAGTGGTAGACCTGTTCTATGTGCTCTAAGTTTCATTTTTGTGTCTTTTGCTTTCGGTTTTGTATACCAGCTGAAAATGCaatgtttttggttatggaaaatatatttcacagcagtttagatggtacaatgattctccacACTAAACTTgcttattttgtcacataaaTTGAAATTAagtgaactattagaattttagcaaccaggaaatggaggaGTGATTTCTTTATAGGTCATCTTTAAACAGCTTGAGGTGACCTCAGAAACAGGAGACAGTGAACCCTGTTGCTCTTTCTCAATATGTCATGTGATCACTGATGTCCGAGCCCTGGTAGTCACTACTTTAACATACTGTACTAGTTGCATATCTATGACACTTGAGTCAAATGCCAAGTATTTATATATATTCCATGACAGGAGCTTAGAGATGTCTTACATGGTCACATGAGTGACTAAGCAACACATTGCAATGGCTACATTACAATCTCAAACATTCAAATGTTACTGGCCAGAGGCCAGTGCTCATGTGAGATTTGGTTTGGGATGCCAAAATTAAAtgtctaaaaatatattttgcctTGGTCATGAGCAATATTTAATCTGAATGTGCCAATCTAAATGTCATCATCCCCAAACTAGCCTAACAATTGAGGAGGCATTGTGTGAGAAAGCTAAATTGAATCTATCCTTCTTGCTGTTTGACAGATTGAGAGCAGCCAAAACTCCAGCCGGAGAAACCGACGAAAGGCAGCACGATTGGTGAAGGTGCAGGACTACTTCATTCAGAGAGAGGATGAGACccaagagaaagagaagggagcaGTGGAACCATCACAGATCCCACAGGAAAGCACATTCCCACAGGAAACACCTTCAACTGGGCCTGTGGTACAACCACTGCCACCACAGCACAGGAAAAAGTTTGGGCTGCAGGCGACCTCAGATTCTCTAGCTACGTGCAACAAATTGTCTCCTGGTCTCAGGGACAGCACGTCTTGTGAGGAGTCAGTGAAACCTGAGAACATAGACTCAATGGTCAGCTCAGCCCCATCCGAGCTGGGAGAGGAACATGCCTCACCGATCCCCAGCAACAAGTCAGATTTAACTGATCAACCCGCTGCTCTGTGCCAAAATGGTCATACGTCTGTTTCTAAAGTGGAAGGAAGTGCTCTGATGCAGATGGAATCTGAGAAGGGTGGATCTGCCATCAGCACAGAAGAAACACGTTCAGATAACACTGTGAGGTTGGAGAACAGCACAGCAGGCTCAGTCCCAGGCAGCCAGACCAATAGCTTTACGTTTGGAAATGTTGTGGCcccactatactgtcaggtattTGGTAGAGTGGTGAGCGAGAGCCAGAGCTCAACCGATATTGGGAATCGAACAAGGGGGACATTGCATGGAAGGGATTCAACAGCCTGTACAGTCCAGAGTTACGTAGAAACTCACTCCTGTGTTTCAGCGGATACCCACGGGACACCTGAAGAAAAGCCTGTAGATCAACAGCAATATCTTGAATCAAACCAAGGACAGTTCATCTCTGGATTAAGTGCAGAAAAAGAGTCTGAACTTGAACCTCTGTCAGAAAAGGCAGGAGGTTTTCCCAGGGCTCACACTGCCctgcacactgctgctgctcacaggGCACAAATCCCCAAAGAGGAATCAGGCCTCCAGGGGCCTGAAGAGAACATTCTGCCTCCCCAGTCCCAGATCCACCAGGACAGCGAGTTTTTCCAGACACAAACCCCATTACCAAACACAACACTTTCACAAACTCCTCCAGACACAACACTTTCCCAAACACAAACATTAATAGACACAACACAAGGCAGTCTCTTACAGTCACAAACTGAAATGGGGTCTAAACATGTCTCTGCTGAAATGAATATGCAGGGGTACAGTGGTGGATATGAGAGACCTGATGAGTCAGAGGAAATGGAGAACCCTTCCCCAGCCAACACTGACGAATGGTCAACAGGCACATTCACAGAATTAGTAGGCACATATATAGCCATGCTAGAGCCTGTGTATGCTGACCTAAAGTTTTCACTTCAACAACAAAGGTGGAGGAAAAGATCCCCACTGAGCACCAAAGCGTAGCTGTGACCTGTACAGACACACTGGAGGAAGAAACCAGTGGGACAATGTTAAAAGAGGATCCCATTGTCATTAAGGGTTGGACATCATTGGAGAAGTTGATGAGAAAACAAACGGATCAAGTGAAGGGTGAACCATCAGTTGAAGTGTCAAACACTTTTGGTGATGAAGAAAACAGGCATACTATTGACAGTAAGGTGTATAGTGAGGAAGAAGGCGAGATGACAAACTATGTGAGGGATGATTATGATGAAGACACTGACAAGGTCCCAATGTCCAAAGAAGAAGATATTCATAAGGAAGATGACCTGGTCATTGTGAAAAATAAGGAGGATTTAGTTcctacagagaaagagaaaggtccAAGTGATGGACAACCATTGCTGATGAACAATATAATAGAAAAAGACTGGGAGGGGACtgtggaagaggaagaggaggagatgatggGGGAATATGTGGAAGAGGGCGAATGGGAAGAAGAGAAAGTAGAAGTGGAGATGATGGCTGGGGAAAGGGAGTTGGAGGAGGTGGAGGCAACAGAGGAAGAAGTGGGGAAGGAGGTGACCAAGGAGGAGTTGGCAGTAGAAGAGGTGGATAAGGACAAAGAAGAAATTATGTTATGGGAAAAGGTACAAGGAAGGGTGGAGGAAGAGCtggtgaaaggagaggaggaaatagaGAAAGAAATGGAGGACGAGATGGTTGTTGAAGAAGAACTGGAGGAATTAGAGGAGGGGGATGTGAAATGGATagagtgggaggaagaggagattgtagaggaagagaaggaggaggaagcaAAGAAAGACAAAGTAGATGTAGAATTACTAGATGATCAAAATGAATTGGTGGATGAGTTAAGCAAGCCAATGGGCAATCCTTGTGAGGGTAAGGGGGATGAGAGCACAAATGTAAATGTTGCAGAAAAATCAGGCCCAGAAGAAAATACATTAAAGACGGATGAAATGTCAAATCTTTGCTACAATGACGTAACGCCGGACACcaatcatcttggaggagaggaaatGGATTCCATCAAAGGAGACGGGGAATCCTACATTCAAACAGATGA from Oncorhynchus masou masou isolate Uvic2021 chromosome 22, UVic_Omas_1.1, whole genome shotgun sequence harbors:
- the LOC135509562 gene encoding protein phosphatase 1 regulatory subunit 3A-like, encoding MESAAAEPRPTGVSSLLGVPGLITWDGNEAIDAEVIGGIRPRSSPLPRRRSSSDLKDCELELTPSSSRRVSFADSLGQNLVNVKEFDSWDITIPLNFDALEGEKEVEEYYLSSLYTPPPSEEAMVLRVQEQKLELESIELLRGTTILRGMVRVLNVSFDKMVYIRTSLDAWVTHFDLLAEFIPGSSNGDTDCFSFKLTLVPPFGEKGARVDFCLRYETPVGTFWANNSDRNYVMFCHQKVKELKDKAQQYENGRRKSILKASIHEFPCDENWSSISDESSDVNKRGGEMTSVNISESQSGALEDDHQKLLIESSQNSSRRNRRKAARLVKVQDYFIQREDETQEKEKGAVEPSQIPQESTFPQETPSTGPVVQPLPPQHRKKFGLQATSDSLATCNKLSPGLRDSTSCEESVKPENIDSMVSSAPSELGEEHASPIPSNKSDLTDQPAALCQNGHTSVSKVEGSALMQMESEKGGSAISTEETRSDNTVRLENSTAGSVPGSQTNSFTFGNVVAPLYCQVFGRVVSESQSSTDIGNRTRGTLHGRDSTACTVQSYVETHSCVSADTHGTPEEKPVDQQQYLESNQGQFISGLSAEKESELEPLSEKAGGFPRAHTALHTAAAHRAQIPKEESGLQGPEENILPPQSQIHQDSEFFQTQTPLPNTTLSQTPPDTTLSQTQTLIDTTQGSLLQSQTEMGSKHVSAEMNMQGYSGGYERPDESEEMENPSPANTDEWSTGTFTELVGTYIAMLEPVYADLKFSLQQQRWRKRSPLSTKA